A region of the Mycobacterium sp. NBC_00419 genome:
GGGCCGAGCACCCAGGCAGTCGGTGCGGCCAGCACGGGATCGGCGTCGTCCAGACTCAGCTCACCGTCGAGCGTCGTCGCCAGCACCTGCAGGCCCACCGACCGCAACCGCGACAACGCCGCATCGACGGCGGGTTCGACCACCACCGGAATGGTGAAGATGCTGCCCGCAGAGGACCGCAGACACTTGCCGTTGTACGGGTCGACGCTGTGCCCGGCGACGATCACCGCCGCCGCGCCCATGGCATCGGCCAGCCGGATCAGCGTGCCCGCGTTGCCCGGCTCGGATATCTCGACGGCGACGACCAGCAGCCCCGGCTTCTTCGTCAGCACATCGCCGAGATCGGTCTCCGGAAGCCGGCACACGGCAACCAGTCCCGAGGGAGTCACGGTCTCCGATAACGCTTTCGCGGCTCGCTCGGTCACCTCGTGGACGGCGAGGCCGGTCAATAGCCCGGCGTGACGCTGCGCGGCGGCCTCGGTGGCGAACACCTCGAGCACCAGCCCGCTGCGCGCCGCGGCCTCGACCAGATTGGGTCCTTCGGCCAGAAACTGCCCAGCACGACGACGCCCGGTGTGGCGCTGCAGTTTTACTGCAGCCACCACCCGGGCGGATCGTTCAGTCAGTGCCGCTGACAGGGGTATGTCAGGCGGCTTCGCCGGAAGGAACGTTGACGTCCTCCGGAAGGGCGGCCTTGGCGACCTCGACCAGCGCGGTGAACGCAGCCGGATCGCTGACGGCGATCTCGGCGAGGTTCTTGCGGTCGACCTCGACACCGGCGGCCTTCAAGCCCTGGATGAGCCGGTTGTAGGTGATGTCGTTGGCGCGGGCGGCAGCGTTGATCCGGGAGATCCACAACTTGCGGAACTCGCCCTTGCGGGCACGGCGGTCCCGGTAGGCGTAGGTCAACGAATGCAGCTGCTGCTCTTTGGCCTTGCGGTAGAGCCGCGAACGCTGCCCGCGGTAGCCCTTCGACGCCTTGAGTACTGTGCGCCGCTTCTTCTGGGCGTTGAGTGCGCGCTTCACGCGTGCCATGGGGGTGTTCCTATTCTCGTTCGGTCAAAAGGGGGTTACGGCGCTCAGCCGTTCAGCATCGCGTTGACACGCTTGGTGTCGTTGGCCGCCACGACGGTGCGACCGTCGAGCCGGCGGGTCCGCTTGCTCGGCTTGTGCTCGAGCAGGTGGCGACGGTTCGCCTTCTGCCGAACGATCTTGCCGGTGCCGGTCTTGCGGAAGCGCTTGCTGGCCCCGCTGTGAGTCTTGGCCTTAGGCATGTGTCCTCAGTTCTGGTCGTTGTCAGTTTTCGGTGGGAGCGTCAGGCTCTGGGGCGGGCTCTGCCGCCGGCGCTCCGATCGTCTGTTGCGCCGCCTTGGCACGAGTCTTCGCGCCGCGATGCGGTGCCAGCACCATCGTCATGTTGCGACCGTCCTGCTTGGCCGATGTCTCGACGAAACCGTGGTCGGCTACGTCTGCGGCCAGCCGCTGCAGGAGCCGGTACCCAAGTTCGGGCCGGGACTGTTCGCGGCCACGGAACATGATCGTCACCTTGACCTTGGACCCGGCTTCCAGGAAGCGGATGACGTGACCCCGCTTGGTCGCGTAGTCATGCGGGTCGATCTTGGGGCGAAGCTTCTGTTCCTTGACGACGGTCTGCTGCTGGTTCTTGCGAGACTCGCGCTCCTTGAGTGCCGTCTCGTACTTGTACTTGCCGTAGTCCATGATCTTGCAGACCGGAGGTCTGGCATCTGGGGCCACTTCCACAAGGTCGAGATCGGCATCCGCGGCGACGCGGAGGGCGTCTTCGATGCGCACGATGCCTACCTGCTCGCCACCCGGTCCGATCAAGCGGACTTCGGGAACGCGGATGCGCTCGTTGACGCGTGTCTCAGTGCTGATGGGGCCTCCCTGGTTAGCGTTTCTGGGCTGACCACCCGCGACGTGACACAGCGGGATCAGCCGTGGGGATACCACGCCACCAGCACTCTGTTCCATCGAACAGAAAAGCCCTGCATATAGCAGGGCCCAATGCCGACCGATCACGGCTCTACGCCGTCTGCGAACCCGCAGAACAGATACCCTTCGGTATCTGTGACCGGACCGCGTGGCCTTCGGACATGTCCGCGGCCGGCGGTGGGAGTGGGACTCCACTTGCTGTCCCTGGCGTACGCCGGGACGGTCGTGCATGCCAGTCTAACAGGCATGACGGATTCCCCTAGCATCCGCGACCTGGCTGACATCCCGGCCGTGGAGGTCATCACCCGGGCCGCGGTCATGCTGATGAGCGCAGCCGCCGAGAAACTCGGTCTCGCCGACTCCGACCCGGATGCCAGCGACCACCGCGACCTCGACGAAGCGCGCCGGCTCATTACCGCCCTCGCGGGTCTGGTCACCGCCTCGGCGGAGTACCTGGGCCCGCATGCGGGTCCGGTGCGCGACGGGCTGAAGACTCTGCAGCTCGCCTTCCGGGAAGCCAGCGCCGCCCCCGAGGAACCGGGCAGCGGTCCTGGCGAGAAGTACACCGGCCCGGTCTGGTAGCGGTGCAGGCATTTCGCAGGACAACCGCATATCCTCGCGGCCTATGACCGTCACCACGAGTCGGCCAACCGCACGCTTCCACTGGGTGCCCGCCGCAGCCGGATGGCTCATCGGCATCATCGCGACGTTGTCGCTGCTGTCGAGTGTCTCGCCGCTACTACGGCACATCATCAAAGTGCCGCGCGAGTTCATCAACGACTACATCTTCAACTTCCCGGACACCAGCTTCGCGTGGGCGTTCGTGCTGGGATTGCTTGCCGCCGCACTCGCCGCCCGCAAGCGCATCGCCTGGTGGATCCTCGTGTTTTACATGGCGGCGGCGGCGGTGTGGAACGTCGTCGACCTGCTCACCGGCAAGGAGACGGCGGCCGTCGACGTCGGCGAGGTCATCGGCGTGGTCTTCCACGTCGCGTCGATCGGCTTCCTGCTGCTGGCCTACCGGGAGTTCTGGGCCAGAGTCCGCCGCGGCGCGTTGCTCAAGGCGGCGGCCACCCTGGTCGCCGGCATGGCGATCGGCACCTTCATCGGATGGGGCTTGCTCGAATTCTTCCCGGGCACCCTGGCCCGCGAAGACCGATTCTGGTACGCCCTCAACCGCGTCGGCGCGTTCGCCGGCGCCGGTGCCGACGCCTTCACCGGGCATCCCCACGTCTTCGTCAACGCGCTGCTCGGCTTGTTCGGGGCGCTGGCCCTGATGGTGGCGGCCATCGTGCTGTTCCAGTCCCAGCGGGCCGAGAACGCACTCACCGGTGAGGACGAATCGGCGATCCGGGGCCTGCTGGAGGTCTACGGCAAGAACGACTCCCTGAGCTACTTCGCCACCCGCAGGGACAAGTCGGTGGTGTTCGCCCCCAGCGGCCGGGCGGCGATCACCTACCGCGTCGAGGTTGGGGTGTGCCTGGCCAGCGCCGACCCGATCGGTGACCCGCGCGCGTGGCAGCAGGCCATCGCCGCGTGGCTCGGGCTGTGCCAGGACTACGGCTGGGCGCCGGGCGTGATGGGCGCGAGTTCCACCGGGGCACAAGCCTTTCGCGAGGCCGGGCTCAACGCCCTGCAGCTGGGCGACGAGGCCATCCTCTACCCGGACAAGTTCCACCTGTCCGGCTCGGACATGCGTGCGGTGCGCCAGGCCGTCACCCGGGCCCGCCGGGCCGGGCTGACCGTGCGGTTGCGCAGGCATCGCGACTTCTCCGCCGAGGAGATGGCCGCGGTGATCAAGCGCGCCGACACCTGGCGCGACACCGAGACCGAACGAGGCTTCTCGATGGCGCTGGGCCGCCTCGGTGACACCGCCGACGGCGACTGCCTGCTGGTCGAGGCCGTCGCGGCTGATGGATCCGGCGG
Encoded here:
- a CDS encoding TrmH family RNA methyltransferase, yielding MTERSARVVAAVKLQRHTGRRRAGQFLAEGPNLVEAAARSGLVLEVFATEAAAQRHAGLLTGLAVHEVTERAAKALSETVTPSGLVAVCRLPETDLGDVLTKKPGLLVVAVEISEPGNAGTLIRLADAMGAAAVIVAGHSVDPYNGKCLRSSAGSIFTIPVVVEPAVDAALSRLRSVGLQVLATTLDGELSLDDADPVLAAPTAWVLGPEAHGLSAEIAAMADHRVNIPMVGGAESLNVAAAAAICLYQSARAQRAQSSGRIG
- the rplT gene encoding 50S ribosomal protein L20, with protein sequence MARVKRALNAQKKRRTVLKASKGYRGQRSRLYRKAKEQQLHSLTYAYRDRRARKGEFRKLWISRINAAARANDITYNRLIQGLKAAGVEVDRKNLAEIAVSDPAAFTALVEVAKAALPEDVNVPSGEAA
- the rpmI gene encoding 50S ribosomal protein L35, with the translated sequence MPKAKTHSGASKRFRKTGTGKIVRQKANRRHLLEHKPSKRTRRLDGRTVVAANDTKRVNAMLNG
- the infC gene encoding translation initiation factor IF-3, producing the protein MSTETRVNERIRVPEVRLIGPGGEQVGIVRIEDALRVAADADLDLVEVAPDARPPVCKIMDYGKYKYETALKERESRKNQQQTVVKEQKLRPKIDPHDYATKRGHVIRFLEAGSKVKVTIMFRGREQSRPELGYRLLQRLAADVADHGFVETSAKQDGRNMTMVLAPHRGAKTRAKAAQQTIGAPAAEPAPEPDAPTEN
- a CDS encoding DUF1844 domain-containing protein gives rise to the protein MTDSPSIRDLADIPAVEVITRAAVMLMSAAAEKLGLADSDPDASDHRDLDEARRLITALAGLVTASAEYLGPHAGPVRDGLKTLQLAFREASAAPEEPGSGPGEKYTGPVW